A genomic region of Deltaproteobacteria bacterium contains the following coding sequences:
- a CDS encoding extracellular solute-binding protein, with protein MDRACGRRRQGASSGFIDRTFAAAGVVSIAERSLVMKAAGVLLLLLSFASAHAQQKGWEKEWNEALEAGKKEGKVVVATSADPVMREIAAKFKARYGITVEHLAGSSSQLAARLGTERQAGINSVDVFLGGVQTVANVLHAEKMLDPLRPALILPDVTDGKKWKRGKLWFADPEERYVLRVFSTITSLLHINTDQVKPGELTKAADLLAPKWRGKIASEDITVAGSGSNTAARVYLQTSEDYAKRLYVGQNVRSTRERRQLTDWLARGTYPIVFGAQSSDVDRMTKEGFSLKEVLGFSDMPSALTGSPWMLTLMQKAPHPAAAKIFLNWIISKEALEIYARAEGRATLRTDMDESFVTAEELPKPGVNYFDTYDWQFTVSEKEKIRLRLKEILGR; from the coding sequence ATGGATAGGGCTTGCGGCCGGCGGCGCCAAGGAGCATCAAGTGGTTTCATCGATCGTACGTTTGCGGCGGCAGGAGTAGTGAGTATTGCGGAAAGGAGTCTGGTTATGAAAGCGGCAGGGGTGCTTTTACTATTGCTTTCCTTCGCTTCGGCTCACGCGCAGCAAAAAGGTTGGGAAAAGGAGTGGAACGAGGCTCTCGAAGCCGGCAAGAAGGAAGGTAAGGTCGTTGTCGCCACTTCGGCGGACCCGGTGATGCGTGAGATCGCGGCTAAGTTTAAAGCGCGCTATGGCATCACCGTGGAGCATCTTGCCGGCAGTTCCAGTCAACTTGCCGCGCGCCTGGGCACCGAGCGGCAGGCGGGTATCAACAGCGTCGATGTTTTTCTCGGCGGCGTGCAGACGGTCGCCAACGTTCTCCACGCCGAGAAAATGCTCGACCCGCTACGTCCAGCGTTGATTCTCCCCGACGTTACCGACGGGAAAAAATGGAAGCGCGGCAAGCTCTGGTTCGCCGATCCCGAGGAGCGCTACGTGCTGCGCGTCTTCAGCACGATCACGAGTTTGTTGCACATCAACACGGACCAGGTAAAGCCCGGCGAGCTCACCAAGGCAGCAGATCTATTGGCGCCGAAATGGCGCGGCAAGATCGCCAGCGAAGATATCACCGTGGCCGGCAGCGGCAGTAATACCGCGGCGCGGGTTTATCTTCAGACCAGCGAAGATTACGCCAAACGATTGTATGTCGGCCAGAACGTTCGAAGCACCCGCGAGCGGCGGCAACTCACCGATTGGTTGGCGCGCGGCACCTACCCGATCGTGTTTGGCGCGCAGAGCTCGGACGTCGATAGGATGACCAAAGAAGGGTTTTCACTCAAAGAAGTCTTAGGCTTTAGCGACATGCCGTCGGCATTGACGGGCTCGCCCTGGATGCTGACGCTGATGCAGAAAGCGCCGCATCCAGCAGCCGCGAAAATTTTTTTGAACTGGATCATTTCCAAAGAAGCGTTGGAAATCTACGCGCGCGCCGAGGGGCGGGCGACGCTGAGAACCGATATGGATGAATCTTTCGTGACCGCCGAGGAATTGCCCAAGCCCGGTGTGAACTACTTCGACACCTACGATTGGCAGTTCACCGTTAGCGAAAAGGAGAAGATTCGTCTGCGTCTCAAAGAGATTTTGGGACGCTGA
- a CDS encoding amino acid ABC transporter substrate-binding protein — MTIKVLLLKPDSQDPSPVDQSLGARLASAHAAECSGVAVEEAAFRHGDLADLEKVLSRYRGKVSAVLGATSVPESARLGELAEAMGLLCFVANNNPVVWQRRSQVFHIGLPSSQTATAVAGHLQRRGCRRIALIHDQTDFQRRVAANMERAIQAHGAAARCYQELTDATLAALSLDGADLVYVVYSSEAKALPVARRVRSRGMTAPLLFGRSLMRPSFLSNLGANAGEMWFVDMFSRVAPDGAAVPRFFETLGQAGIAVPTANHAFGWDGMVFCSGAMVAAQGDPAKAIAYLESGVQLNGVTGACSFSAENHNGRTGAGPTVITRWHDGRFEDV; from the coding sequence ATGACGATCAAGGTCCTGCTGCTTAAACCGGATAGCCAAGATCCTTCTCCGGTCGATCAATCGCTGGGCGCGCGCTTGGCCAGCGCTCATGCCGCTGAGTGCTCCGGAGTTGCCGTCGAAGAAGCGGCGTTCCGTCATGGCGATCTCGCCGATCTGGAAAAGGTTCTTTCGCGCTATCGGGGCAAAGTCTCGGCGGTGCTCGGCGCTACCAGTGTGCCGGAGTCCGCGCGCCTGGGCGAGCTTGCCGAGGCCATGGGTTTGCTTTGCTTTGTGGCAAACAATAATCCGGTCGTGTGGCAGCGCCGAAGCCAGGTTTTTCATATCGGGCTGCCGTCGTCGCAGACCGCTACGGCGGTGGCGGGACATTTACAGCGGCGCGGCTGCCGGCGCATCGCCTTGATCCACGATCAGACAGACTTCCAGCGCCGCGTTGCCGCGAACATGGAGCGCGCCATCCAGGCGCATGGCGCCGCCGCGCGGTGCTACCAAGAGCTGACCGATGCTACGTTGGCAGCCTTATCCTTAGATGGCGCCGACCTTGTGTACGTCGTTTATTCCAGCGAGGCAAAAGCACTGCCGGTGGCGCGCCGAGTTCGTTCCCGTGGCATGACCGCGCCGCTGCTGTTCGGCCGCTCGCTGATGCGCCCGAGTTTCTTGTCTAACCTCGGCGCAAATGCGGGGGAGATGTGGTTCGTCGACATGTTTTCGCGGGTCGCGCCGGACGGCGCGGCGGTGCCGCGCTTTTTCGAGACGCTCGGCCAAGCTGGCATTGCGGTGCCGACTGCCAATCATGCCTTCGGCTGGGATGGGATGGTCTTTTGTAGCGGCGCTATGGTAGCGGCCCAAGGCGACCCAGCAAAAGCCATTGCCTATTTAGAATCGGGTGTGCAGTTAAACGGCGTGACTGGCGCCTGCTCGTTCTCCGCTGAGAATCACAATGGCCGTACCGGCGCCGGTCCGACGGTTATCACCCGATGGCACGACGGCCGGTTTGAAGATGTCTGA